A window of Acidobacteriota bacterium contains these coding sequences:
- a CDS encoding NADH-ubiquinone oxidoreductase-F iron-sulfur binding region domain-containing protein, translating into MLPKGARREEVLERLEEAGGLRPGAVRQVHRETGVPEADIYGVATFYHLLADPNAGVRVCHGLSCALAGCEGVMSALETQGTDAAYASCLGLCDQAPAIWQPHVDNPEPICTLTPDDPELPMNLAGADKQAWGALPLALERGADWVCEEVEAAGLQGRGGAGFPAHIKWNAVRGQAVTERYVVLNADEGEPGTFKDREVMLRRPHLVLEGLAIAAHTLGAQDIYLYIRGEFGLPRKRLEAALAEATARGDLDDSLVWHFVDGHGAYICGEETALLEALEGKRGMPRLKPPFPVEQGFRGKPTLIQNVETIACVPAILQRGGRWFRDLGRTAPGSKLYCISGDVARPGVYELPLGVSMAELLAAAGGPVGTLKAFSPGGASSGFLPASQMDIAMDFKTLGEAGSMLGSAGVVVLNDEASMLEAAISQAIFFEDESCGQCAPCRIGTQMIRQALARFRDDRTSVAALEHLQEVSWGMAEASICGLGQAASLPLTSARKYWPEEFGRS; encoded by the coding sequence GGAAGAGGCCGGTGGACTGCGCCCCGGTGCGGTGCGCCAGGTGCATCGCGAAACCGGCGTTCCGGAGGCGGATATTTACGGTGTCGCCACCTTCTACCACCTGCTGGCGGATCCCAATGCCGGTGTGCGGGTGTGCCACGGCCTTTCCTGCGCCCTCGCCGGCTGCGAGGGTGTGATGTCCGCCCTCGAAACCCAGGGCACCGACGCGGCCTATGCCTCGTGCTTGGGCTTGTGCGATCAGGCGCCGGCGATTTGGCAACCGCATGTCGACAATCCGGAACCTATCTGCACTCTCACCCCGGACGATCCGGAACTGCCGATGAATCTTGCCGGCGCAGACAAACAAGCCTGGGGAGCGCTGCCGCTGGCTCTGGAGCGCGGTGCCGATTGGGTGTGCGAAGAAGTCGAGGCGGCCGGCCTCCAGGGGCGGGGCGGCGCCGGTTTCCCGGCTCACATCAAATGGAACGCCGTGCGCGGCCAGGCGGTGACGGAACGCTACGTGGTGCTCAACGCCGACGAGGGCGAGCCCGGTACCTTCAAGGATCGCGAGGTGATGCTGCGGCGTCCCCACCTGGTGCTTGAAGGTCTCGCCATCGCCGCCCACACCCTGGGTGCCCAGGACATCTATCTCTACATCCGCGGCGAGTTCGGTCTGCCCCGGAAGCGCCTGGAGGCCGCGTTGGCCGAAGCCACCGCTCGAGGCGATCTCGATGATTCCCTCGTCTGGCACTTCGTGGACGGCCACGGCGCCTACATCTGCGGTGAGGAGACGGCGCTTTTGGAGGCTCTCGAAGGCAAGCGCGGCATGCCGCGCCTCAAGCCGCCGTTCCCGGTGGAGCAGGGCTTCCGCGGCAAGCCGACGTTGATCCAGAACGTCGAGACCATCGCCTGCGTGCCGGCGATCCTCCAGCGCGGCGGGAGATGGTTCAGAGATCTCGGGCGGACGGCGCCGGGCAGCAAGCTCTACTGCATTTCCGGCGATGTCGCCCGGCCGGGGGTCTACGAGCTGCCGCTGGGGGTTTCCATGGCCGAATTGCTGGCGGCCGCCGGCGGCCCCGTCGGCACCCTCAAGGCCTTCTCGCCGGGCGGTGCGTCGAGCGGTTTTCTGCCGGCTTCGCAGATGGACATCGCAATGGACTTCAAGACCCTCGGTGAAGCCGGCTCGATGCTCGGCTCCGCCGGGGTAGTGGTCTTGAACGATGAGGCGAGCATGCTCGAAGCGGCGATCTCCCAGGCGATCTTCTTCGAAGACGAAAGCTGCGGCCAGTGCGCCCCCTGCCGCATCGGCACCCAAATGATCCGGCAAGCACTGGCGCGATTCCGGGACGATCGCACCTCGGTGGCGGCTCTGGAGCATCTGCAGGAGGTGTCCTGGGGCATGGCCGAGGCGAGCATCTGCGGCCTGGGTCAGGCGGCGTCGCTGCCGTTGACCTCAGCGAGAAAGTACTGGCCGGAAGAGTTTGGACGTTCGTAG